The following coding sequences lie in one Spinacia oleracea cultivar Varoflay chromosome 1, BTI_SOV_V1, whole genome shotgun sequence genomic window:
- the LOC130463412 gene encoding uncharacterized protein, which translates to MAYKEERKTSMHLGRIQQGKDESLRNYVKRFNLEAGQIPDLPDGVSFDNFIRGLKKGSFKFDLVKKIVRTMAEVLDEAEDFIHAKEICSASKDGKAGEVTDSSGKKEKIDRKVPRVNGTWALSKEYDTNSPWQKRGRPQEREYFEYNTNLLTILVDVETRFDLERPFPMKSPAESRDPKLYCQFHEDIGHDTKDYKSLKRALDGLASKGHLKNYLQRSTHGTGKNHYKKNKSPISATEGNHSEGGFVAVISGGPAAGGPTMRGQKDYARRLGQVMLSGKSPVDPFPRIEICESDGGRVATPHYDPLVVEIKSLT; encoded by the coding sequence ATGGcatacaaggaagaaaggaaaacaagcatgCACTTGGGACGCATTCAACAAGGAAAAGACGAGTCTTTGAGAAACTATGTTAAGCGCTTCAATCTAGAAGCCGGACAGATCCCAGATCTGCCCGATGGCGTCTCCTTCGATAATTTTATCAGAGGATTGAAGAAAGGGTCATTCAAGTTTGACTTGGTTAAGAAAATTGTCCGGACGATGGCTGAAGTCCTGGACGAGGCCGAAGACTTTATTCACGCAAAAGAAATATGCAGTGCATCCAAGGATGGAAAGGCTGGTGAAGTGACGGACTCCTCAGGGAAGAAAGAAAAGATAGACAGGAAAGTCCCACGAGTAAATGGTACTTGGGCTCTTTCGAAAGAATATGATACCAATTCTCCCTGGCAGAAGAGAGGACGCCCACAAGAGAGAGAATATTTTGAATACAATACAAACCTTCTCACAATCCTAGTGGACGTCGAAACCAGGTTCGACCTGGAACGACCCTTTCCCATGAAATCTCCTGCTGAGAGTCGAGATCCTAAGCTGTATTGCCAGTTCCACGAAGATATAGGACATGACACCAAGGATTACAAGAGCCTAAAGAGAGCCCTGGACGGCCTAGCCTCCAAGGGGCACCTAAAAAACTACTTGCAAAGAAGCACCCACGGCACAGGAAAAAATCATTACAAGAAAAACAAGTCACCTATCTCAGCTACAGAAGGAAATCACAGCGAAggaggatttgtagccgtcatatcagGAGGACCAGCTGCTGGAGGGCCCACCATGAGGGGACAAAAAGATTATGCCCGCCGTCTAGGTCAGGTAATGTTATCAGGGAAATCACCAGTGGACCCATTCCCTCGGATAGAAATATGTGAATCGGACGGTGGACGTGTAGCCACCCCGCATTACGACCCTCTTGTGGTCGAGATCAAATCTCTAACATGA